One window from the genome of Microbulbifer sp. ALW1 encodes:
- a CDS encoding PrkA family serine protein kinase — translation MSIFNHYLERYESIQEEELTIQEYLELCKNDRSAYASPAERMLMAIGEAELVDTSRDPRLSRIFSNKVIKRYKAFNEFYGMEEAIEQIVSFFRHAAQGLEEKKQILYLLGPVGGGKSSLAERLKALMEQIPIYAIKGSPVFESPLALFSPTEDGQILEEDYGIPRRYVNTIMSPWAVKRLHEYKGDISKFKVVKIRPSILDQISIAKTEPGDENNQDISALVGKVDIRKLEDFPQNDPDAYSFSGSLCRSNQGMMEFVEMFKAPIKVLHPLLTATQEGNYNSTEGLGAIPFNGVILAHSNESEWQSFRNNRNNEAFLDRIYIVKVPYCLRVKEEIKIYDKLLEHSSLSKAPCAPDTLRMLAQFSVLSRVKNPDNSSVFSKMRVYDGENLKDTDPKAKTIQEYRDNAGVDEGMNGLSTRFAFKILSKVFNFDATEVAANPVHLLYVLEQQIEQEQFPPEVQENYLGFIKEYLAPRYVEFIGKEIQTAYLESYAEYGQNLFDRYVTYADFWIQDQEYRDPETGEILDRAALNEELEKTEKPAGISNPKDFRNEIVNFVLRARAGNQGKNPDWRSYEKLRAVIEKKMFSNTEDLLPVISFNTKASADDQKKHADFVDRMVERGYTEKQVRLLSEWYLRVRKSQ, via the coding sequence ATGTCGATATTCAATCACTACCTGGAACGCTACGAGTCGATTCAGGAGGAAGAACTCACCATCCAGGAGTACCTGGAGCTGTGCAAAAACGACCGCAGTGCCTATGCCTCTCCCGCAGAGCGCATGCTGATGGCGATTGGCGAAGCCGAGCTGGTGGACACCTCCCGTGATCCGCGACTGTCGCGCATCTTTTCCAACAAAGTGATCAAGCGCTACAAAGCGTTCAATGAATTTTATGGAATGGAAGAGGCCATCGAACAGATCGTCTCCTTCTTCCGTCACGCGGCCCAGGGGCTGGAGGAGAAGAAACAGATCCTGTACCTGCTCGGCCCGGTCGGCGGCGGTAAATCTTCTCTCGCCGAGCGCCTCAAGGCGCTGATGGAACAGATCCCGATTTATGCCATCAAGGGCTCACCAGTATTCGAATCGCCACTGGCTCTTTTCTCGCCCACCGAGGATGGCCAGATCCTTGAAGAGGATTACGGTATTCCACGCCGCTACGTGAACACCATCATGTCCCCCTGGGCGGTTAAACGACTGCACGAGTACAAGGGCGATATCAGCAAATTCAAGGTCGTGAAAATTCGCCCCTCGATTCTCGACCAGATCAGCATTGCCAAAACCGAACCGGGCGACGAGAACAACCAGGACATTTCCGCACTGGTGGGCAAGGTCGATATCCGCAAGCTGGAAGATTTCCCGCAGAACGACCCGGATGCCTACAGTTTCTCCGGCAGCCTGTGCCGCTCCAACCAGGGCATGATGGAATTTGTGGAGATGTTCAAGGCACCGATCAAAGTGCTGCATCCACTGCTGACCGCCACCCAGGAAGGCAACTACAACAGTACCGAAGGCCTCGGCGCCATCCCCTTCAACGGGGTAATCCTGGCCCACTCCAACGAGTCCGAATGGCAGTCCTTCCGCAACAACCGCAACAATGAAGCTTTCCTCGACCGTATTTATATCGTCAAGGTCCCCTACTGCCTGCGGGTGAAAGAAGAGATCAAAATTTACGACAAACTGCTGGAACACAGCTCGCTCTCTAAGGCTCCCTGCGCACCCGATACACTGCGCATGCTGGCCCAGTTCTCGGTGCTGTCCCGGGTCAAAAATCCGGACAACTCCAGTGTCTTTTCCAAAATGCGGGTCTACGACGGTGAGAACCTGAAGGACACAGACCCCAAAGCCAAAACCATTCAGGAATACCGCGATAATGCCGGTGTGGATGAAGGTATGAACGGCCTGTCCACCCGCTTCGCCTTCAAGATACTGTCCAAGGTATTCAACTTCGATGCCACCGAGGTAGCCGCCAACCCGGTGCACCTGCTGTATGTACTGGAACAGCAGATTGAACAGGAACAGTTCCCGCCGGAAGTGCAGGAAAACTACCTGGGCTTTATCAAGGAGTACCTGGCACCGCGCTATGTGGAATTTATCGGTAAGGAAATCCAAACCGCTTATCTGGAATCCTATGCCGAGTACGGTCAGAACCTTTTCGACCGCTACGTGACTTATGCGGACTTCTGGATTCAGGATCAGGAATACCGCGATCCGGAAACGGGCGAAATCCTCGATCGTGCCGCCCTGAACGAGGAGCTGGAGAAAACCGAAAAACCGGCAGGCATTTCCAACCCGAAAGACTTCCGCAACGAGATCGTCAACTTTGTCCTGCGCGCCCGCGCCGGCAACCAGGGCAAGAATCCGGACTGGCGCTCCTACGAAAAACTGCGCGCTGTCATCGAGAAGAAAATGTTCTCCAACACCGAGGACTTGCTGCCAGTAATCTCGTTCAACACCAAGGCATCGGCGGACGATCAGAAAAAACATGCAGACTTCGTCGACCGCATGGTAGAGCGCGGCTATACCGAGAAACAGGTTCGCCTGCTTTCCGAGTGGTACCTGCGAGTGCGTAAATCGCAGTAA
- the rsmA gene encoding 16S rRNA (adenine(1518)-N(6)/adenine(1519)-N(6))-dimethyltransferase RsmA has product MDNFFQHKARKRFGQNFLVDENIIERIVRAIGPKETDKLVEIGPGQGAITALLLARCPSLTAVELDRDLIPMLEFKFRDYPDFTIIEKDALKFDFGSLASGEGEQLRIVGNLPYNISTPLLFHLLSFRGKVQDMHFMLQKEVVDRLSAVPGVKSYGRLSVMTQYYCRVQGLFPVPPQSFRPAPKVDSAIVRLVPHQALPYPAKDEQLLERIVSVAFQQRRKTLRNALKPLFPDLDPDQLPVDTSRRPETLSVKEYVELADFCSNLNTTQKPEQ; this is encoded by the coding sequence ATGGACAATTTTTTCCAGCACAAAGCCCGCAAGCGCTTCGGCCAGAACTTTCTTGTAGACGAGAACATCATCGAGCGCATAGTGCGCGCCATAGGCCCCAAAGAGACCGACAAGCTGGTCGAGATTGGCCCAGGCCAGGGCGCCATCACCGCGCTGCTGCTGGCCCGCTGCCCGTCGCTGACGGCGGTGGAGCTGGATCGCGACCTGATCCCGATGCTGGAATTCAAATTCCGCGATTACCCGGACTTCACCATCATCGAAAAAGATGCCCTGAAGTTTGATTTTGGCAGCCTGGCCTCCGGCGAAGGAGAGCAGCTGCGGATCGTCGGCAACCTGCCCTACAACATCTCCACCCCGCTGCTGTTCCACCTGCTGAGCTTCCGCGGCAAGGTGCAGGACATGCACTTTATGCTGCAAAAAGAGGTGGTGGATCGCCTCAGCGCAGTACCGGGCGTGAAGTCCTACGGGCGCCTCAGCGTCATGACCCAGTACTACTGCCGGGTGCAGGGGCTCTTTCCGGTACCACCGCAGTCTTTCCGGCCGGCCCCAAAGGTGGACTCCGCCATCGTGCGCCTGGTGCCGCACCAGGCGCTGCCGTACCCGGCGAAGGATGAACAGCTGCTGGAGCGCATCGTCAGCGTCGCCTTCCAGCAGCGCCGCAAGACCCTGCGCAACGCACTCAAACCACTGTTCCCGGACCTGGATCCGGACCAGCTGCCGGTGGATACCAGCCGTCGCCCGGAAACGCTGAGTGTGAAGGAGTATGTAGAGCTGGCAGATTTTTGCAGCAACCTGAATACGACCCAGAAGCCAGAGCAGTAA
- the pdxA gene encoding 4-hydroxythreonine-4-phosphate dehydrogenase PdxA, whose product MIPRIAFTPGEPAGIGPELAVKLACSARTPDIAAAQLVAIADPDLLQQEAARQGKTLQLLPFQPDLAAEATPADSLHLLPVSLAETAAPGQLNAANGPYVLETLRRAADGCINRTFDAIVTGPVHKGVINDAGVPFSGHTEFFAEQAGVDKVVMMLAADDLRVALATTHLPLKDVSDAIQGESLQQVLTILHRSLQQQFRIEQPRIGVCGLNPHAGEGGHLGREEIDVIEPALNTLRALGVNLIGPLPADTLFTPPQLARCDAVLAMYHDQGLPVLKFKGFGRAINITLGLPFIRTSVDHGTALNIAGTGIADSGSLIAALSQAIELVKLRHI is encoded by the coding sequence ATGATTCCTCGCATTGCCTTCACCCCCGGCGAACCCGCCGGGATAGGCCCGGAGCTGGCGGTCAAACTGGCCTGCTCCGCGCGCACCCCCGACATTGCCGCTGCGCAACTTGTCGCCATTGCTGACCCGGATCTACTGCAGCAGGAAGCCGCCCGCCAGGGCAAGACTCTGCAACTGCTGCCCTTCCAGCCTGACCTCGCGGCAGAAGCCACCCCGGCCGACAGCCTGCACCTTCTTCCGGTATCTCTGGCGGAAACCGCCGCACCCGGGCAACTCAATGCGGCCAACGGGCCCTATGTGCTGGAAACCCTGCGCCGCGCCGCGGATGGCTGTATAAACCGCACCTTCGATGCCATTGTCACAGGCCCGGTACACAAGGGTGTGATCAACGATGCCGGCGTGCCCTTCAGCGGTCACACCGAGTTTTTTGCGGAGCAGGCCGGGGTAGACAAGGTGGTAATGATGCTCGCCGCCGACGACCTGCGGGTAGCACTGGCCACTACCCATTTGCCGCTAAAGGATGTCAGCGATGCGATCCAGGGGGAATCCCTGCAACAGGTCCTGACCATCCTGCACCGCAGCCTGCAACAGCAGTTCCGCATCGAGCAGCCACGTATCGGTGTTTGCGGGCTCAATCCCCACGCCGGCGAAGGCGGACATCTGGGCCGGGAAGAGATCGACGTGATCGAGCCCGCCCTGAACACCCTGCGCGCGCTCGGCGTCAACCTGATCGGCCCGCTGCCCGCCGACACCCTGTTCACGCCGCCGCAACTGGCGCGCTGTGACGCCGTATTGGCCATGTACCACGATCAGGGCCTGCCGGTGTTAAAATTCAAGGGATTTGGCCGCGCGATCAATATCACCCTGGGACTGCCTTTTATCCGCACCTCCGTGGATCACGGCACCGCACTCAATATTGCAGGCACAGGCATTGCCGACAGCGGCAGCCTTATTGCCGCCCTGAGCCAGGCCATCGAGCTGGTGAAGCTGCGCCACATTTAA
- a CDS encoding SpoVR family protein, whose amino-acid sequence MLDTAITNKQPISTTSEWTFELVQEYDREIALLAKEFGLETYPNQIEIISSEQMMDAYSSVGMPVGYNHWSFGKQFISVENNYQRGRMGLAYEIVINSNPCIAYLMEENTMTMQALVIAHASYGHNSFFKGNYLFRTWTDASSIIDYLLFAKNYIARCEERHGVDEVEALLDSCHALMNFGVDRYKRPYPISAHEEERRQKEREEYRQRQLNDLWRTIPKMGGAEEQVYTRRFPEEPQENILYFIEKNAPLLENWQRELVRIVRKLAQYFYPQRQTQVMNEGWATFWHYTLLNELYARGKVTDGFMMEFLQSHTSVIYQPPYDSPYYNGINPYALGFSIFTDLRRICENPTDEDREWFPDIAGSNWKETLQFAMRDFKDESFILQFLSPKVMRDMKLFCISDDDREKEIVVNAIHNEDGYRELRAKLAGQYNLGNREPNIQVYSVDTRGDRSMTLHHTQHQRRPLGRDTSEVLRHLHRLWGFDVHLHSLNGDDITASFHCPEMGRDRSEEEESMLVPKPM is encoded by the coding sequence ATGCTAGATACAGCGATCACCAACAAGCAGCCCATCTCCACCACTTCCGAGTGGACTTTCGAACTCGTTCAGGAGTACGACCGGGAAATTGCGCTGCTGGCCAAGGAATTTGGCCTGGAAACCTATCCCAACCAGATAGAAATCATTAGCTCCGAGCAGATGATGGATGCCTATTCTTCCGTGGGCATGCCGGTGGGTTACAACCACTGGTCCTTCGGCAAACAGTTCATCAGTGTGGAGAACAATTACCAGCGCGGGCGCATGGGGCTGGCTTACGAGATTGTGATCAACTCCAACCCCTGCATTGCCTACCTGATGGAAGAGAACACCATGACCATGCAGGCGCTGGTCATTGCCCACGCCAGTTACGGGCACAACTCTTTCTTCAAGGGCAATTACCTGTTCCGTACCTGGACCGATGCCAGCAGCATTATCGACTACTTGCTGTTCGCGAAAAATTATATTGCCCGCTGTGAAGAGCGCCATGGTGTAGACGAAGTGGAGGCGCTGCTTGACAGCTGCCACGCGCTGATGAATTTCGGGGTGGACCGCTACAAACGCCCTTACCCCATTTCCGCCCACGAAGAAGAGCGCCGCCAGAAGGAGCGCGAGGAATACCGGCAGCGGCAACTGAATGACCTGTGGCGCACCATCCCCAAAATGGGCGGTGCGGAAGAACAGGTTTACACGCGGCGCTTTCCCGAAGAGCCACAGGAAAATATCCTGTACTTCATCGAAAAGAATGCGCCATTACTGGAGAATTGGCAGCGTGAGCTGGTGCGCATCGTGCGCAAGCTGGCCCAGTATTTTTACCCGCAGCGCCAGACCCAGGTGATGAACGAGGGCTGGGCGACCTTCTGGCACTACACCCTGCTGAACGAACTCTATGCCCGAGGCAAGGTGACCGACGGCTTTATGATGGAGTTTCTGCAGAGCCACACCAGTGTCATCTATCAGCCGCCCTACGACAGCCCCTATTACAACGGTATCAATCCCTACGCACTCGGGTTCAGCATTTTTACCGACCTGCGTCGCATCTGTGAAAACCCCACGGATGAAGACAGAGAGTGGTTCCCGGATATCGCCGGCAGTAACTGGAAGGAAACCCTGCAGTTCGCCATGCGCGATTTCAAGGACGAGAGTTTTATTCTGCAGTTCCTGTCCCCGAAGGTAATGCGGGACATGAAACTTTTCTGCATTTCCGACGACGATCGCGAGAAGGAAATTGTGGTGAATGCCATCCACAACGAGGATGGTTATCGGGAGTTGAGGGCCAAGCTAGCGGGGCAGTACAACCTGGGTAATCGCGAACCGAACATTCAGGTTTATTCGGTGGACACCCGCGGCGACCGCTCAATGACGCTGCATCACACCCAGCACCAGCGGAGACCACTGGGCCGGGATACCAGCGAGGTTCTGCGTCACCTGCACCGCCTGTGGGGATTTGACGTGCACCTGCACAGCCTCAACGGTGATGACATTACCGCGAGCTTCCACTGCCCGGAAATGGGCAGAGACAGATCGGAGGAAGAAGAATCCATGTTGGTGCCCAAGCCGATGTGA
- a CDS encoding peptidylprolyl isomerase yields MTIMQMFNAPRRGLLALAALACCALAMPALAQVQKLDRVVAVVDDDVVMASELQQRMNTITAQIAAQNVQAPPIDILRRQVLEQLIVERLQLQMGARAGVTISDEELDQAIARVQQNMGASPEQFQRKLEADGISNNAFRQQIRQELIIRRVEQGSVSRRIQITDQDINNFLRSKEGEFWKSPQYQLGHILIAVGSSAPAEEVAAARTKAESIYEKSNGGEDFRALAISNSSGQNALQGGDLGWRKTVELPTLFADALEGLKVGDTTKPFRSDAGFHLLKIHEQRGATEQVVEQTKVRHILVKTSAIRDDDAAYKLLMDLRGKIEAGDLKFEDAARDNSEDIGTMLQGGDLGWSNPGQFVPEFTQAMNNTPAGEMSMPFRSQFGWHLLQVEGRRQQDMTDQYIRNQAANLLRNRRYEEELQNWRQEIRDQAFVEIKLPELKDPAAADSAEKTEEQ; encoded by the coding sequence ATGACAATAATGCAAATGTTCAACGCCCCCCGCCGCGGCCTGCTGGCCCTGGCTGCCCTTGCCTGTTGCGCCCTGGCCATGCCCGCCCTGGCCCAGGTACAGAAGCTCGACCGCGTTGTCGCGGTGGTCGACGACGACGTGGTCATGGCCAGCGAGCTGCAGCAGCGCATGAACACCATCACCGCGCAGATCGCCGCGCAGAATGTACAGGCGCCACCGATCGACATCCTGCGCCGCCAGGTCCTGGAGCAGTTGATCGTCGAGCGCCTGCAACTGCAGATGGGCGCCCGCGCCGGTGTCACCATTTCCGACGAAGAACTGGATCAGGCCATTGCCCGGGTACAGCAAAACATGGGGGCCAGTCCGGAGCAGTTTCAGCGCAAGCTGGAGGCCGACGGCATCTCCAACAATGCCTTCCGCCAGCAGATTCGTCAGGAGCTGATCATCCGCCGGGTGGAACAGGGCAGCGTCAGCCGCCGGATCCAGATCACCGACCAGGACATCAACAATTTCCTGCGCTCCAAAGAGGGGGAGTTCTGGAAGTCGCCCCAGTACCAGCTTGGGCATATCCTGATCGCGGTGGGCTCCAGTGCGCCGGCGGAAGAAGTGGCCGCAGCCCGCACCAAGGCGGAATCCATTTATGAAAAGTCCAACGGTGGCGAAGACTTCCGCGCCCTGGCCATCTCCAATTCCTCCGGCCAGAACGCCCTGCAGGGCGGTGACCTGGGCTGGCGCAAGACCGTGGAACTGCCCACCCTGTTCGCCGATGCGCTCGAGGGCCTCAAGGTAGGCGACACCACCAAGCCCTTCCGCAGCGACGCCGGTTTCCACTTGCTCAAGATCCACGAGCAGCGCGGAGCTACCGAGCAGGTGGTAGAGCAGACCAAGGTACGCCACATCCTGGTGAAAACCTCCGCCATCCGCGACGACGATGCCGCCTACAAACTGCTGATGGACCTGCGTGGCAAAATCGAAGCCGGCGACCTCAAGTTTGAAGATGCCGCCAGAGACAACTCCGAAGACATCGGCACCATGCTGCAGGGCGGTGATCTGGGCTGGTCCAACCCCGGCCAGTTTGTGCCCGAATTCACCCAGGCGATGAACAACACCCCCGCCGGTGAAATGAGCATGCCCTTCCGCAGCCAGTTCGGCTGGCACCTGCTGCAGGTAGAAGGCCGCCGTCAGCAGGATATGACCGACCAGTACATCCGCAACCAGGCCGCCAACCTGCTGCGCAACCGCCGCTATGAGGAAGAGTTGCAGAACTGGCGCCAGGAAATCCGCGACCAGGCTTTTGTGGAAATCAAACTGCCGGAGCTAAAAGACCCCGCCGCGGCCGACAGTGCTGAAAAAACCGAAGAACAGTAA
- a CDS encoding YeaH/YhbH family protein — translation MSYIIDRRLNGKKKSTVNRQRFLRRYKSHIKKAVGEAMNSRSITDMDKGEKISIPTRDLNEPIFSNGRGGHMEQVLPGNKEFITGDRIPRPGQGQGQGSGGSGASDSGEGMDEFAFQISQEEFLDFMFEGLELPNMVKRKLAGNESFQVVRAGICNEGTPGRLNVVRSMRSANARRIALSGGKRRNLKLFEQELEIEEAKDPALRDQRKVDELRLKIEDLRSRVNRIPFLDDFDLKYNLLVRQPRPRSKAVMFCLMDVSGSMNQATKDMAKRFFLLLYLFLQRSYEYTEVVFIRHHTSAKEVDEQEFFYSRETGGTIVSSALKMMRDIMRDRYPASEWNIYGAQASDGDNWNDDSSTCHKILIDDIMPHVQYYSYVEITPRDHQALWDEYQSVERAFPEHFAMEQIIDVQDIYPVFRQLFSQKVAA, via the coding sequence ATGAGCTACATCATCGACCGTCGCCTGAACGGCAAGAAGAAGAGCACCGTCAACCGTCAGCGTTTCTTGCGGCGCTATAAATCCCACATCAAAAAAGCCGTCGGCGAAGCCATGAACAGCCGGTCCATTACCGACATGGACAAAGGCGAAAAGATCAGCATTCCCACCCGCGACCTCAACGAACCCATTTTCTCCAATGGCCGCGGCGGCCATATGGAACAAGTACTTCCTGGCAACAAAGAATTCATTACCGGCGACCGTATCCCCCGCCCAGGCCAGGGACAGGGGCAAGGCAGTGGCGGCAGCGGTGCCAGCGACAGCGGCGAAGGCATGGATGAATTTGCCTTCCAGATTTCCCAGGAAGAATTCCTCGACTTCATGTTCGAAGGCCTGGAATTGCCGAACATGGTCAAACGCAAACTGGCAGGTAACGAATCCTTCCAGGTCGTGCGCGCCGGTATTTGTAATGAAGGCACCCCCGGCCGGTTAAACGTGGTCCGCTCCATGCGCTCCGCCAATGCCCGCCGTATTGCCCTCAGTGGCGGCAAGCGTCGCAACCTGAAACTGTTTGAGCAGGAACTGGAGATTGAAGAAGCAAAAGATCCCGCGTTGCGCGACCAGCGCAAGGTGGATGAATTGCGCCTTAAGATCGAGGACCTGAGAAGCCGCGTCAATCGCATTCCCTTTCTCGACGACTTCGACCTGAAATACAACCTGCTGGTACGCCAGCCGCGCCCCCGCTCCAAAGCCGTCATGTTCTGCCTGATGGATGTGTCCGGCTCGATGAACCAAGCCACCAAAGATATGGCCAAGCGGTTCTTCCTACTGCTGTACCTGTTCTTGCAGCGCAGTTACGAATACACCGAGGTGGTGTTCATTCGCCATCACACCAGCGCCAAGGAAGTGGATGAACAGGAGTTTTTCTACTCCCGTGAAACCGGCGGCACCATTGTTTCCAGCGCACTGAAAATGATGCGCGACATCATGCGTGATCGCTATCCCGCCAGCGAATGGAATATTTATGGTGCCCAGGCGTCCGACGGCGACAACTGGAATGACGACTCCAGTACCTGCCACAAAATCCTGATCGACGACATCATGCCCCACGTGCAGTACTACTCCTATGTAGAAATTACCCCGCGGGATCACCAGGCGTTGTGGGATGAATACCAGAGTGTTGAGCGGGCCTTCCCGGAGCACTTTGCGATGGAGCAGATTATCGATGTGCAGGATATCTACCCGGTATTCCGCCAACTCTTTTCACAGAAGGTTGCCGCCTGA
- a CDS encoding symmetrical bis(5'-nucleosyl)-tetraphosphatase produces the protein MATYAIGDIQGCLEPLQQLLKKVHFNPDKDKLWLAGDMVHRGPDSLGTLRFLYEHRKQITAVLGNHDLHLLAIAHGAKRLTDKEHDLAEVLRAKDADKLLSWLQKQPLMVHKKVNDKYFSMVHAGIPPMWSMSKALELAGEVHQALQDPAMAEAFFFGMYGNEPHLWNDHLIGVERLRSITNYFTRMRFCKADGTLDLITKQGPLAAHHDYKPWFSYANRKTKNDRVIFGHWAALEGEAHTKNVYALDTGCVWGGYLTALRLEDEAFFCADCTF, from the coding sequence TTGGCAACTTACGCAATCGGCGATATCCAGGGCTGCCTCGAGCCATTACAGCAACTGCTGAAAAAGGTCCACTTCAACCCGGACAAGGACAAACTGTGGCTCGCCGGCGATATGGTGCACCGGGGGCCGGACAGCCTCGGCACCCTGCGTTTCCTGTACGAACACCGCAAGCAGATTACCGCGGTACTCGGCAATCACGACCTGCACCTGCTGGCCATTGCCCACGGCGCCAAACGGCTGACGGATAAAGAACACGACCTCGCTGAAGTCCTGCGAGCCAAGGATGCAGACAAACTGCTGAGCTGGCTGCAAAAGCAGCCGCTGATGGTGCACAAGAAAGTCAACGACAAGTACTTCTCCATGGTGCACGCAGGCATTCCCCCAATGTGGAGCATGAGCAAGGCACTGGAATTGGCGGGGGAGGTGCATCAGGCACTGCAGGATCCCGCCATGGCGGAGGCCTTTTTCTTTGGCATGTACGGCAACGAACCACACCTGTGGAACGATCACCTGATCGGTGTCGAACGGCTGCGCTCCATCACCAATTACTTTACCCGCATGCGCTTCTGCAAAGCGGACGGCACCCTGGACCTGATCACCAAGCAGGGGCCACTGGCGGCGCACCACGACTACAAGCCCTGGTTCAGCTATGCAAACCGCAAAACCAAAAACGACCGGGTAATCTTTGGGCACTGGGCGGCCCTGGAGGGGGAGGCACACACCAAAAATGTGTATGCCCTGGATACCGGCTGCGTGTGGGGCGGCTATCTCACCGCCCTACGACTGGAAGACGAGGCATTCTTCTGTGCGGACTGCACTTTTTAA
- a CDS encoding CPBP family intramembrane glutamic endopeptidase, with translation MEPTAVPPAAGLLDETPSSPEPVAGPNPWRAAGWLLVFVLLNLVSVFLYVGGYGGYLGAQLGAQGEVVDPVAIQAQVMEHMGTPSGMAGMYLAQIALILPVLLLVARFKTQTAGQTLGIRSFPQKLALPWVGLLVVFLAVQAVVVQVFDVEQGEFMHMLAGSKHLLLALVLVFAAPLLEELVFRGYLFRAWRNTRLGFSGTLLLTSTLFTLLHWGQYNVIQLSFIFALALLLGIAREKSGSVLLPMLLHLCNNLVAAVVVVYLGIL, from the coding sequence ATGGAACCCACTGCTGTACCGCCCGCTGCCGGGCTACTGGACGAAACCCCGTCATCGCCTGAGCCCGTGGCCGGACCAAACCCCTGGCGAGCGGCCGGCTGGTTGCTGGTTTTTGTGCTGCTGAATCTGGTATCTGTGTTTCTGTATGTTGGTGGCTACGGCGGATACCTTGGTGCGCAGCTGGGGGCTCAGGGCGAGGTGGTTGACCCGGTGGCGATACAGGCTCAGGTGATGGAGCATATGGGCACGCCGTCGGGTATGGCGGGCATGTATCTGGCCCAGATTGCGCTGATTTTGCCGGTATTGTTGCTGGTCGCTCGCTTCAAAACCCAGACCGCGGGACAGACGCTGGGGATTCGCTCATTTCCGCAAAAACTGGCGTTGCCCTGGGTGGGCCTGCTGGTGGTATTTCTTGCGGTGCAGGCGGTCGTGGTTCAGGTGTTCGATGTCGAGCAGGGCGAGTTCATGCATATGCTCGCGGGCAGCAAGCATCTGTTGCTGGCACTGGTGCTGGTGTTTGCAGCACCGCTGCTGGAGGAGCTGGTGTTCCGCGGATATCTGTTTCGTGCCTGGAGAAATACCCGCCTCGGGTTCAGCGGCACCCTGCTGCTGACCTCGACGCTGTTTACCCTGTTGCACTGGGGGCAGTACAACGTGATTCAGTTGAGTTTCATCTTCGCCCTGGCACTGCTTCTAGGCATCGCCCGCGAGAAAAGCGGCTCGGTGTTGCTGCCGATGTTACTGCACCTGTGCAATAACCTGGTGGCGGCGGTGGTGGTCGTCTATCTCGGTATTTTGTGA
- the galE gene encoding UDP-glucose 4-epimerase GalE, with amino-acid sequence MKVLVTGGAGYIGSHTCVELLEAGFEPVVVDNLCNSSEEALRRVEAITGKTVPFHKVDIADAEGLREIFRQYSVSAVIHFAGLKAVGESVSQPLRYYQNNVAGTLTLCEVMEEFGVHQLIFSSSATVYGDPATVPIREDFPTGATNPYGASKLMVEDMLQDLCKAPGSQWKVSLLRYFNPIGAHESGTIGEDPAGIPNNLLPYVAQVAVGRLPQLQVFGDDYPTPDGTGVRDYIHVVDLARGHLAALSKLQKAETEAGCYTYNLGTGRGSSVLEIVRAFAESSGKEIPFNIVPRRPGDIAECYADPAYAEIELGWKAEFDLKRMVVDTWRWQSQNPNGYAE; translated from the coding sequence ATGAAAGTTCTGGTAACCGGTGGCGCCGGCTATATTGGCAGTCACACCTGTGTGGAGCTTCTCGAGGCGGGGTTTGAGCCGGTTGTGGTGGACAACCTTTGCAACAGCAGCGAAGAGGCTCTGCGGCGGGTTGAGGCCATCACCGGCAAAACGGTACCTTTCCACAAGGTGGATATCGCCGACGCCGAGGGATTGCGGGAAATATTTCGCCAGTATTCCGTCAGTGCCGTTATCCACTTTGCGGGGCTCAAGGCCGTGGGGGAATCCGTTTCCCAGCCGCTGCGCTATTACCAGAACAATGTTGCGGGCACGCTCACGCTGTGCGAAGTGATGGAAGAGTTTGGCGTGCACCAGTTGATCTTCAGCTCTTCGGCCACCGTCTACGGCGACCCCGCCACTGTGCCCATTCGCGAAGACTTCCCCACCGGTGCGACCAACCCCTATGGCGCCAGTAAACTGATGGTGGAAGATATGCTGCAGGACCTGTGCAAGGCACCCGGCAGCCAGTGGAAAGTCAGTTTGCTGCGCTATTTCAATCCCATCGGTGCCCACGAGAGTGGCACCATCGGCGAAGACCCCGCCGGCATTCCCAATAACCTGCTGCCCTACGTGGCCCAGGTGGCGGTGGGGCGCCTGCCGCAACTGCAGGTCTTCGGTGACGATTACCCGACCCCGGATGGCACCGGTGTGCGCGATTATATCCACGTGGTCGACCTGGCCCGTGGCCATCTGGCGGCGCTCAGTAAGCTGCAGAAAGCGGAGACCGAGGCCGGCTGTTACACCTATAACCTCGGCACCGGTCGCGGCAGCTCGGTGCTGGAAATTGTGCGCGCTTTTGCCGAGTCCTCGGGCAAAGAGATTCCCTTCAATATTGTTCCGCGCCGTCCTGGCGATATTGCGGAATGTTACGCGGATCCCGCGTACGCGGAGATTGAGCTGGGCTGGAAAGCGGAGTTCGATCTCAAGCGCATGGTGGTCGATACCTGGCGTTGGCAGTCGCAAAATCCCAACGGTTACGCGGAGTAA